One Nesterenkonia populi DNA window includes the following coding sequences:
- a CDS encoding SseB family protein yields the protein MSQETAAPQPDLKQALLTAAEGETKTEELVDVVNSFLQAQVYLPTVEQASEDGTINPLMLQDTEENAVMPLFSSEDTIPAEYAERAPHTAVVSGVAILQSVDNAGIVIDPGTEHQFPLSQEQLAAIREQVSQAAGGEAAE from the coding sequence ATGTCCCAGGAAACCGCAGCTCCTCAGCCTGACCTGAAGCAGGCCCTGCTGACCGCAGCAGAGGGCGAGACCAAGACCGAAGAGCTGGTCGACGTCGTCAACTCCTTCCTGCAGGCCCAGGTGTACCTGCCCACAGTGGAGCAGGCCTCCGAGGACGGCACCATCAACCCGCTGATGCTGCAGGACACCGAAGAGAACGCGGTGATGCCCCTGTTCAGCTCCGAGGACACCATCCCCGCCGAGTACGCTGAGCGCGCCCCGCACACTGCGGTGGTCTCCGGTGTGGCGATCCTGCAGTCGGTGGACAACGCCGGCATCGTGATCGACCCGGGCACCGAGCACCAGTTCCCGCTGAGCCAGGAGCAGCTGGCCGCGATCCGCGAGCAGGTCAGCCAGGCCGCCGGCGGCGAGGCCGCGGAGTAG
- a CDS encoding SseB family protein has protein sequence MTDQTPETEYDLSDLKSILVAAAANADANDKQYLDDDISAIFTSFLQVVVHIPSVSAADDDGFAPLLMKGLDGGSVLPIYTSDQEIPSELREQVETVAEVPGAGVVQSLANIMVVIDHGTAHQFFITSDQWAWFRSEVLEGGEGE, from the coding sequence ATGACGGACCAGACCCCTGAGACCGAGTACGACCTCTCCGACCTCAAGAGCATCCTGGTTGCTGCTGCGGCCAACGCCGACGCCAACGATAAGCAGTACCTCGATGATGACATCAGCGCGATCTTCACCTCCTTCCTGCAGGTGGTCGTGCACATCCCCAGCGTCAGCGCAGCAGACGACGACGGCTTCGCGCCTCTGCTGATGAAGGGCCTGGACGGCGGCTCGGTTCTGCCGATCTACACCTCTGACCAGGAGATCCCCTCCGAGCTGCGTGAGCAGGTCGAGACGGTCGCGGAGGTGCCGGGCGCCGGCGTCGTGCAGTCGCTGGCGAACATCATGGTCGTCATCGACCACGGCACTGCCCACCAGTTCTTCATCACCTCGGACCAGTGGGCCTGGTTCCGCTCCGAGGTGCTCGAGGGCGGGGAGGGCGAGTGA
- a CDS encoding exonuclease domain-containing protein, which yields MSDALFEITPSAESWHSGRVVGFDVETTSRHPAQARIVSAALVELEPGAEGMRVREWLVDPGVEIPPETTEIHGISTEYAQAEGMPAAEAVRQLVVELTKEFEAGAAVVAMNAPYDFTVLKHEAARHGVGFPSPTPVIDPLVMDKQVDKYRRGKRTLGDLCGVYQVMLEAAHSAAADAKAAVEVALCLAKQYPQLQVPAAQLHELQAGWKAEQAADFQQWLRRAKPDAVVDPSWPVQQ from the coding sequence ATGAGCGACGCCCTGTTTGAGATCACGCCCTCGGCCGAGTCCTGGCACAGCGGGCGGGTGGTCGGCTTCGATGTGGAGACCACATCCCGCCACCCTGCCCAGGCCCGGATCGTCTCAGCCGCCCTGGTGGAGCTGGAGCCCGGAGCGGAGGGCATGCGGGTGCGCGAGTGGCTGGTGGATCCCGGTGTGGAGATCCCACCGGAGACCACCGAGATCCACGGGATCAGCACCGAGTACGCCCAGGCGGAGGGCATGCCCGCCGCGGAGGCTGTCCGGCAGCTGGTGGTCGAGCTCACCAAGGAGTTCGAGGCCGGGGCCGCCGTGGTCGCCATGAACGCCCCGTATGACTTCACGGTCCTGAAGCACGAGGCAGCCCGGCACGGCGTCGGCTTCCCCTCCCCCACCCCGGTCATCGACCCCCTGGTGATGGATAAGCAGGTGGACAAGTACCGGCGCGGCAAACGCACTCTCGGTGACCTCTGCGGGGTGTACCAGGTGATGCTTGAGGCCGCTCATTCGGCCGCCGCGGACGCGAAGGCGGCCGTGGAGGTGGCGCTGTGCCTGGCCAAGCAGTACCCGCAGCTGCAGGTGCCGGCCGCACAGCTGCACGAGCTTCAGGCGGGCTGGAAGGCTGAGCAGGCCGCAGACTTCCAGCAGTGGCTGCGCCGGGCCAAGCCCGACGCCGTCGTGGACCCGTCCTGGCCCGTTCAGCAGTAG
- a CDS encoding ADP-ribosylglycohydrolase family protein, producing MTSEMPGRLRGVPELVAAALAQETEQRASAEKVTHLLAYRERVWNDAEAAAAAAGAQGPELDVRLEAADDGVARDIEAALGPRGYGEAPRDPETSILEALDAAEWVREENPSAWAEYVAGRTDLAWVRRTFQKARAPLPAAADPEAMAEAAKKAEAVEAELAARRSSRIRSCVLLFALGDAWGRTTEFTSDYEQLLASPPPVPQELKVTDDTQMGLCTLEAIRTLRRRGITLEVLSTDAGLQNTVRRAFADAYLEFAHDPDNDRAPGETVMTALAGYEAAMDKITGDEGADNSSLGSGTIMRTPWLGLLPYTRSTLMSLAVLQSQTTHGHPKGWAASAVLTLLVSDLLNGRVSAPAHPELLFHAVRVIDEIRDMDSPLAEAMGEDLDALERDLLGFAARWYAVERTLDPSGEQQADVNTVFGEGWTADETLFNVLGVASLYAEETVIPAIRRLVMTRGDSDSIAAVGGAVIGLQHPRNRAALDMIRGRLEPRYRKELDAAAEFLVTHHL from the coding sequence GTGACCTCGGAGATGCCGGGGCGCCTGCGCGGCGTCCCTGAGCTGGTGGCCGCAGCCCTCGCGCAGGAGACGGAGCAGCGGGCCTCCGCGGAGAAGGTCACCCATCTGCTGGCCTACCGGGAGAGGGTCTGGAACGACGCCGAGGCCGCGGCCGCCGCAGCCGGTGCGCAGGGTCCGGAGCTGGACGTCCGCCTGGAGGCGGCCGACGACGGCGTGGCCCGTGACATCGAGGCCGCACTGGGGCCCCGGGGGTACGGCGAGGCGCCGCGTGACCCGGAGACCAGCATCCTGGAGGCCCTCGACGCCGCCGAGTGGGTGCGCGAGGAGAACCCCAGCGCCTGGGCGGAGTACGTCGCCGGGCGAACCGACCTGGCTTGGGTGCGCCGCACCTTTCAGAAGGCCCGGGCGCCGCTGCCCGCCGCCGCTGATCCGGAGGCGATGGCGGAGGCCGCGAAGAAGGCCGAGGCCGTTGAGGCGGAGCTGGCGGCCCGCCGGAGCAGCAGGATCCGCAGCTGTGTGCTGCTGTTCGCCCTCGGCGACGCCTGGGGGCGGACCACCGAGTTCACCAGCGACTACGAGCAGCTTCTCGCCAGCCCGCCCCCGGTGCCGCAGGAGCTGAAGGTCACCGATGACACGCAGATGGGCCTCTGCACGCTCGAGGCCATCAGGACCCTGCGCCGCCGCGGCATCACCCTGGAGGTCCTCTCCACGGACGCGGGGCTGCAGAACACGGTGCGCCGGGCGTTCGCCGACGCCTACCTGGAGTTCGCCCACGACCCCGACAACGACCGTGCTCCCGGCGAGACGGTGATGACCGCGCTGGCCGGCTATGAGGCCGCCATGGACAAGATCACCGGGGACGAGGGCGCGGACAACAGCAGCCTGGGCAGCGGCACCATCATGCGCACTCCCTGGCTGGGGCTCCTGCCCTACACCCGGTCCACCCTGATGAGCCTGGCGGTGCTGCAGTCGCAGACCACCCACGGCCACCCGAAGGGATGGGCCGCCTCGGCGGTTCTGACCCTGCTGGTGAGCGACCTGCTCAACGGCCGGGTCTCCGCGCCCGCCCATCCGGAGCTGCTGTTCCACGCGGTGAGGGTCATCGACGAGATCCGTGACATGGACTCGCCGCTGGCGGAGGCCATGGGCGAGGACCTCGATGCCCTGGAGCGGGATCTGCTGGGCTTCGCTGCCCGCTGGTACGCCGTGGAGAGGACCCTGGACCCGTCCGGCGAGCAGCAGGCGGATGTGAACACGGTCTTCGGCGAGGGCTGGACCGCGGACGAGACCCTGTTCAACGTGCTCGGCGTCGCCTCGCTCTACGCCGAGGAGACCGTCATTCCGGCGATCAGACGGTTGGTGATGACCCGGGGAGACTCGGATTCGATCGCGGCGGTGGGCGGTGCCGTCATCGGCCTGCAGCATCCGCGGAACCGTGCCGCCCTGGACATGATCCGGGGTCGGCTGGAGCCGCGGTACCGCAAGGAGCTCGACGCCGCCGCCGAGTTCCTCGTCACCCACCACCTGTAG
- a CDS encoding PD-(D/E)XK nuclease family protein, with the protein MTDRLVRDADQEQVLQLLGTGHGPLLAWGGPGTGKTSLTEELALRFLAQGHDARRLLVLSPTRASAAGLRERIESRWAAEAPDAALSDQPSRSFASYAFWLLGEARRRRILSFAARAPRLLSGAEQDRIIRDILAEMDTAEAEHWPGSLTEAASADGFRKEIRELIDRTAEHGITPEQLTALGQQHGKPEWEAGAEVYRRYREALDSPAYADAFDPAGLINAAVELLRDSPELLRAERERLQLILVDDLQEAGASTFRLLRLIGAGRAVIAFANPDAAVQGFRGARPDRLRPWTAFGQAGSMQPDAAAGLPGSEASTLTLRTSHRLSPGLSEIYTRTVQRIGAVGPAELRRPYEQVSSAERGSAAQAAEAVTAASGHVAEQAVIAEILDRYDDAHVPFGEIAVIARNGAAAHHLGQVLRAHSIPVLQPMSERVLKQEPAVAPLLRILELVTAHTVPFADPEQSTGLQVPLEDLIELLSSRYGDTDPLKQRRLRQLLRQAERRRAQQTGESPRESDALLLEAGSSPESPVLRAVADEFPGIAYGISRIARMVRAARDVVEAAPQAAGPEEVLWAAWEAAAVSERWAETTRGTGWEAGRADQDLDAVLALFHAAERFADQNPRALAASFADHMNRLELPMDTLAEGSAPEDAVRILTPATAAGREFDTVILTGVQEGVWPNLRPRGQLLASTDLVDAVEHGTAPEDSSHLVRRVRTLQDEYRLFAASASRARARIFAIAVESEEERPSMLLDLIAPAHQRAPAASLAPDPLTGPRLVAQLRRHLETHGEDHDAAQALAALAEHRISGADPSHWWGLQPLSTEGPILDPEEEVRVSPSSVGSAVEDPLGWFTAEAGGTEPTDFSRMLGTLIHEVAEAHPEETDPQRLSEALAARWDQLRLEPGWQAEAEWARAQDMLRQLADYHREAGAARELAHVELKAAAATTLQLSGGEREVVISGMIDRIERTLEGTLWVIDLKTGRSAASAKATARHAQLGTYQLLLAHADLPENLRAPLEKAALLYVGVNKNPTTREQDAAPLENPHAWPHRMLHAAAEAMTGASFAARRSPGGGWTGPGQSPGPLSPLAEQNKQVTQP; encoded by the coding sequence ATGACTGACAGGCTTGTGCGGGACGCCGACCAGGAGCAGGTCCTGCAGCTGCTGGGCACCGGGCACGGCCCTCTGCTGGCCTGGGGCGGGCCCGGCACCGGGAAGACGAGCCTCACGGAGGAGCTCGCCCTGCGGTTCCTCGCGCAGGGCCACGACGCCCGGCGGCTGCTGGTGCTCTCACCCACCCGCGCGTCTGCGGCAGGGCTGCGGGAGCGCATCGAGAGTCGCTGGGCGGCAGAGGCACCTGACGCCGCGCTCAGCGACCAGCCCTCCCGCTCGTTCGCCTCCTACGCGTTCTGGCTCCTCGGGGAAGCACGACGGCGCCGCATCCTCAGCTTCGCCGCCCGCGCGCCCCGGCTGCTCTCCGGGGCCGAGCAGGACCGCATCATCCGCGACATCCTCGCCGAGATGGACACCGCGGAGGCTGAGCACTGGCCCGGCTCACTCACCGAAGCCGCCTCCGCCGACGGGTTCCGCAAGGAGATCCGCGAGCTCATCGACCGCACCGCCGAGCACGGCATCACCCCCGAACAGCTCACCGCGCTCGGCCAGCAGCACGGCAAGCCCGAATGGGAAGCCGGAGCCGAGGTGTATCGCCGGTACCGGGAAGCACTCGACAGTCCCGCCTACGCCGATGCCTTCGACCCCGCGGGGCTCATCAACGCCGCCGTGGAGCTCCTCCGGGACAGCCCCGAGCTGCTCAGGGCCGAACGTGAGCGCCTCCAGCTCATCCTCGTCGACGATCTCCAGGAGGCGGGCGCCAGCACCTTCCGGCTCCTGCGGCTCATCGGCGCCGGCCGCGCGGTCATCGCCTTCGCGAATCCGGACGCCGCCGTCCAAGGGTTCCGAGGTGCCCGGCCCGACAGGCTCCGCCCGTGGACAGCCTTCGGACAGGCCGGCTCCATGCAGCCCGACGCCGCTGCCGGCCTGCCCGGCAGCGAGGCCAGCACCCTTACGCTGCGCACCAGCCACCGGCTCAGCCCCGGCCTCAGCGAGATCTACACCCGCACCGTCCAACGCATCGGCGCGGTCGGCCCCGCCGAGCTGCGGAGGCCCTACGAGCAGGTGAGCTCCGCCGAGAGGGGCAGCGCCGCCCAGGCAGCCGAGGCCGTCACCGCAGCCAGCGGGCATGTTGCCGAGCAGGCTGTCATCGCCGAGATCCTCGACCGCTACGACGACGCCCATGTTCCCTTCGGAGAGATCGCCGTCATCGCCCGCAACGGGGCCGCCGCCCACCATCTCGGCCAGGTCCTCCGCGCCCACAGCATCCCCGTGCTCCAGCCGATGAGCGAACGAGTGCTCAAGCAGGAGCCCGCCGTCGCCCCCCTGCTGCGGATCCTCGAGCTCGTCACCGCCCATACCGTCCCGTTCGCGGATCCCGAGCAGAGCACCGGCCTGCAGGTGCCGCTCGAAGACCTCATCGAGCTTCTCAGCAGCCGGTACGGCGACACTGACCCGCTCAAACAGCGCAGGCTGCGACAGCTGCTGCGCCAGGCCGAACGGCGCCGCGCCCAGCAGACCGGCGAATCGCCCCGAGAATCCGACGCGCTCCTCCTCGAAGCCGGCAGCAGCCCCGAGTCACCGGTGCTGCGCGCCGTCGCCGACGAGTTCCCCGGCATCGCCTACGGGATCAGCCGCATCGCCCGGATGGTCCGCGCCGCCCGCGACGTGGTCGAGGCAGCTCCCCAAGCCGCCGGGCCGGAAGAAGTCCTCTGGGCCGCCTGGGAAGCTGCCGCCGTCTCCGAACGCTGGGCGGAGACCACCCGCGGCACCGGGTGGGAAGCCGGACGCGCCGATCAGGACCTCGACGCCGTCCTCGCCCTCTTCCACGCCGCCGAACGATTCGCTGACCAGAACCCCCGGGCACTCGCCGCCAGCTTCGCCGACCACATGAACCGGCTCGAACTGCCCATGGACACCCTCGCCGAAGGCTCGGCCCCCGAAGATGCCGTGCGCATCCTCACCCCCGCCACCGCCGCAGGACGCGAATTCGACACTGTCATTCTCACCGGGGTGCAGGAAGGCGTCTGGCCCAACCTCAGACCCCGCGGCCAGCTGCTCGCCAGCACCGACCTCGTCGACGCCGTAGAACACGGCACGGCGCCCGAAGACAGCAGTCACCTGGTCAGGCGCGTACGCACCCTCCAGGACGAATACCGGCTCTTCGCGGCCTCCGCATCCCGGGCGCGCGCCCGCATCTTCGCCATCGCGGTGGAGTCCGAGGAGGAGCGGCCCAGCATGCTCCTCGACCTCATCGCCCCCGCCCACCAGCGCGCCCCAGCGGCCAGCCTCGCCCCGGACCCCCTCACCGGCCCCCGGCTCGTGGCCCAGCTCCGCCGCCATCTCGAAACCCACGGCGAGGACCACGACGCCGCCCAGGCGCTCGCCGCCCTCGCTGAGCACCGCATCAGCGGAGCCGACCCCAGCCACTGGTGGGGCCTCCAGCCGCTCAGCACCGAGGGGCCCATCCTGGACCCCGAGGAAGAGGTGCGCGTATCTCCCTCCAGCGTCGGCAGCGCCGTCGAGGACCCCCTCGGCTGGTTCACCGCCGAAGCCGGCGGCACCGAACCCACCGACTTCAGCCGAATGCTCGGCACTCTCATCCACGAAGTCGCCGAGGCCCACCCCGAAGAGACTGACCCGCAGAGGCTCAGCGAGGCGCTCGCCGCCCGGTGGGACCAGCTCAGGCTCGAGCCCGGGTGGCAGGCCGAGGCCGAATGGGCCCGGGCCCAAGACATGCTCCGGCAGCTCGCCGACTACCACCGGGAGGCCGGGGCCGCCCGCGAGCTGGCTCATGTCGAGCTCAAAGCCGCTGCGGCCACCACGCTGCAGCTGTCCGGCGGAGAGCGTGAGGTCGTCATCAGCGGCATGATCGACCGCATCGAAAGGACCCTCGAAGGCACTCTCTGGGTCATCGACCTGAAGACTGGACGCAGCGCGGCCAGCGCCAAGGCCACCGCCCGGCACGCCCAGCTCGGCACCTACCAGCTGCTCCTCGCCCACGCAGACCTTCCTGAGAACCTGCGGGCGCCCCTGGAAAAGGCCGCGCTGCTCTACGTCGGGGTGAACAAGAACCCCACCACCCGTGAGCAGGACGCAGCGCCCCTGGAGAACCCCCACGCCTGGCCGCACCGGATGCTCCATGCCGCCGCGGAAGCGATGACCGGAGCCAGCTTCGCCGCCCGCCGCAGCCCCGGGGGAGGCTGGACTGGGCCCGGCCAGAGCCCCGGCCCGCTCAGCCCCCTCGCTGAGCAGAACAAGCAGGTCACCCAGCCATGA